TAGCGCCGCCAAGTTCTTCTAAAATTGCCGCTTCTCGCTGAAACCTTTCTTGTACCAGCTTGTAAATCTGGGGATTGTTTTGAATCGGTCTGAGTTGTTTGACCACGCAGTGCCGTTTTGAGGGCATATACGTGTCTTCTGCTAGATAGGTTTCACCAAACCCACCAGCACCAAGTGTGCGGATAACCTGATAGCGGTCATTAAGCAGTTGTATTGTCATGGAAGGTTACAAACGATATTCATAAGATAGTTTTCCCAAAAACTACTTCATTTCAAATCGAGTAACCCTTCTTCTTTTAATTTAGGATTAAAGCGAAATTGTATTTGCAAACCACGCGTTTCTAACAGCGTTAAAATTTCCGCTTCTACTCGCCGTGCTACATTTTTAATGATTTTAATTTGTGACAATTCATCATTCATTGGATTTTGATAACGTGCTTGTTCTTCAGGCGTCATTACCACTTTTACATCAATAGGTTGAGTCCATTTCTCCTTGTCATTGCCATTTCCTACTGGCATACTGCCATTTTCAGCAATCCAAGCATTCTCAATGCTTTCTAAAACTGTGCGGCTAGGGCGTTCAATAGTTTGAGCTTTCACCCAATAGCATTGTTGCGGCTGACGTACTAAATGCTGTTTGAGGCTGAGATAAATGTCACGAGAATAGCCGATAAATTGCAGCACTTTTTCTTGATCAAAAATAGCGTAGACTCCTATTTTGCCTTGAAATTGTTCAGGGAGTTGACCAGTATCATCAATGTAAGGAGTGTATTCTAAGGTTGCTAAAGAAGGAAAATTCGTTTCAGTAGCCATACATCAAATATAAAACTTGTTATTTGCTTTCGTAATTTAAAACCGCTTATTGGGAAAAATTATTTTCAAAATTACCCATTACTCAATTTTATGGTAAATTGCACAAAGGCGACTGGGTTTAAAAATCTTTGCACTGAACATGAAATTTGGCGGTACATTGATGATGGCATATTCATCAGATTCATGATACTTTTCAAATTCTGCTGGCATTCCTTTAGTAGTAGTTAAGCTATAAGGAACTGGCTGAAAAAGTAATTCTGTAAATTCAACTTTTTTACACTGCAACTGTTGACAGATTTGGTTTAAAAAAGCTTCGCTGATCAATAATTTAAATAGATTTTCTTTAGCTTGGGCTTCGAGAGTGAAACTGCTGTCAAAGCTGGGGACAATTTTAATGGGCATTTTCTGTACAGGTAGTTATTAACAGCTGAGTGATGATAGAGGCTAGGCAACATTTAGCACATAGTTATTTTAAAATGCTAGTCAATAAAGCCTAGCTTTTTGAACAAATGAGCTTTATTAAAAATCACCACTTTAAAATCAGCCTATTAGATTGTGGTACTTCTGTCAGCTATATAAGGAAGCTAGGATGATTAAGAATCATGAATTTGTGTAATACCAATTCAATTAATGATTGCAACACATCCTTGGGTGAAGACGCGATGAATCGCGTCTCTACAGCATGGTTTATTTGTCACATTCTTTTTTTAAATTGGTATAAGACTTAAATCTATTTATTAACACCAAAATAAAAAGGCAAAAGAAAAACTTCTTTTGCCTTTTTATTTTTTAGACTTTGACTTTACTCGTCGTCGAAATCGTCTTCGTCGTCTTCCTCTTCGTCTTCCTCAAAGTCGTCTTCGTCTACGACGTCTACTATTTGATCAGCGATTAATTCATCGTCGTCATCTAGAATTGACCTTTCTGTACGTCTGCCAAATCCAGATTCCGCCAGGGAAGGAGAATCTAAATTATAGGCACGAGCTGTACGGTCGTCCAGAACCATATCCAGCGGATCATCAACTTCATCTAAGACACTGGTGCTTTCAAGAGCAGCATATTCATCGATCGCACCCGGTTCTTCATAGGCATTATACCCAGTACCAGCCGGAATCAAGCGCCCGATAATTACGTTTTCTTTGAGACCGCGCAGCCAGTCAGATTTACCTTCAATAGCTGCTTCGGTTAGTACCCGTGTTGTCTCTTGGAAGGATGCAGCGGAAATAAAGCTGTCAGTGTTCAAAGATGCTTTGGTAATCCCTAACAATACTGGGGTATACTGCGCCCTAGCACCGCCAGTGATTGCCATAGCTTCGTTCACCTGCTCAACTTGGCGCAACTCTACCAATTCGCCAGGAAGCATGGTGGTATCACCACCATCATCAATCCGCACTTTATTAGTCATCTGGCGAACAATCACTTCGATGTGCTTGTCGGCAATATCAATCCCTTGGGACTGATACACCATCTGCACTTCATTCACCAAAA
This region of Nostoc sp. UHCC 0302 genomic DNA includes:
- a CDS encoding GIY-YIG nuclease family protein, which produces MATETNFPSLATLEYTPYIDDTGQLPEQFQGKIGVYAIFDQEKVLQFIGYSRDIYLSLKQHLVRQPQQCYWVKAQTIERPSRTVLESIENAWIAENGSMPVGNGNDKEKWTQPIDVKVVMTPEEQARYQNPMNDELSQIKIIKNVARRVEAEILTLLETRGLQIQFRFNPKLKEEGLLDLK